A stretch of Phoenix dactylifera cultivar Barhee BC4 chromosome 16, palm_55x_up_171113_PBpolish2nd_filt_p, whole genome shotgun sequence DNA encodes these proteins:
- the LOC103698106 gene encoding nuclear transcription factor Y subunit B-3-like encodes MPDSDNESGGQNNSNNNAGEYSSPREQDRFLPIANVSRIMKKALPANAKISKDAKETVQECVSEFISFITGEAADKCQREKRKTINGDDLLWAMTTLGFEDYVEPLKVYLHRFREMEGEKCSAGASASSQSQYNDGGEGGAGGGAPSMGNNIVGFGGGGGGAGGMMMMMMGQQMYASPPSYHHQMSTMTTSGRSSMGGGGGGGGGGGGGSSSSSPGLARQGRV; translated from the coding sequence ATGCCGGATTCGGATAACGAGTCAGGGGGGCAGAACAACAGCAATAATAATGCGGGGGAGTACTCGTCGCCGAGGGAGCAGGACCGCTTCCTGCCGATCGCCAACGTGAGCCGGATCATGAAGAAGGCGCTGCCGGCGAACGCCAAGATCTCCAAGGACGCGAAGGAGACGGTGCAGGAGTGCGTCTCCGAGTTCATCAGCTTCATCACCGGCGAGGCCGCCGACAAGTGCCAGCGCGAGAAGCGCAAGACCATCAACGGCGACGACCTCCTCTGGGCCATGACCACCCTCGGCTTCGAGGACTACGTCGAGCCTCTCAAGGTCTACCTCCACAGGTTCCGCGAGATGGAGGGAGAGAAGTGTAGCGCCGgcgcctccgcctcctcccaGTCTCAGTACAACGACGGCGGCGAAGGTGGAGCAGGCGGCGGCGCGCCGAGCATGGGGAACAATATAGTTGGTTTcggtggaggtggtggtggcgCTGGtgggatgatgatgatgatgatggggcAGCAGATGTATGCGTCACCGCCATCCTATCACCACCAGATGTCTACTATGACTACGAGTGGGAGGAGCAGcatgggcggcggcggcggcggcggcggcggtggaggtggtggttcttcttcttcttccccaggGCTTGCAAGGCAAGGAAGGGTATGA